A genome region from Schlesneria paludicola DSM 18645 includes the following:
- a CDS encoding amidohydrolase family protein yields MKNSGYLIKNGEVHNGLGGPAERVDIRVTDGVISEISSNLAPAGDKLIEADGLIVAPGLIDLHTHVFSGIGLYSVDPVDAGLRTGVTSMLDTGTAGSLTYPNFERFIIRPADEDIYALLNISMIGAIQGHPEFPPFMGDLNDGRHADVPSAVQCALKYPDRIVGMKVRLTSGLANFEEKNELAGFHGVFAAAEQLGLPCMIHHAASRIPNTTVLKALRAGDTYTHLYHPHPDHAFDPDGAPIEALLEARARGVLFDVGHGLGAFVWRVAEPACQKFGFWPDTISTDIHQFNLKAPVVDLPTTMSKFLYLGMPLEQIIRASTFLPASAMGKQDRLGSLQAGKQADIVLLKRQRGEFPLTDSESQTRIASERLIAVSVCKRGKWTACQPGAKYPAYE; encoded by the coding sequence ATGAAGAATTCTGGCTATCTGATCAAGAATGGTGAAGTGCACAATGGCCTGGGGGGACCTGCGGAACGAGTGGACATTCGTGTCACCGACGGGGTGATCTCCGAAATCAGTTCAAATCTTGCCCCGGCGGGAGACAAACTGATCGAGGCGGATGGTCTGATTGTCGCGCCGGGACTGATCGATCTGCATACCCATGTCTTCAGCGGAATTGGGCTCTATTCGGTTGATCCCGTTGATGCAGGGTTGCGAACGGGTGTCACGTCGATGCTCGATACGGGAACCGCCGGTTCGTTGACGTATCCGAACTTTGAGAGGTTCATTATTCGGCCAGCCGATGAAGATATCTACGCCTTGCTAAATATCTCAATGATCGGTGCGATCCAGGGGCACCCCGAGTTTCCCCCCTTTATGGGAGATCTCAACGATGGGCGGCATGCCGACGTCCCTTCGGCAGTGCAATGCGCACTAAAGTATCCCGATCGGATCGTCGGGATGAAAGTCCGTTTGACCTCGGGGTTGGCGAACTTCGAAGAGAAGAACGAACTGGCCGGGTTCCACGGCGTGTTTGCAGCTGCCGAGCAGCTCGGGCTGCCATGCATGATTCACCACGCGGCGTCGCGGATTCCGAATACGACGGTCCTGAAAGCACTGCGTGCCGGTGACACGTATACGCATCTCTATCATCCCCATCCCGATCATGCTTTTGATCCAGATGGGGCTCCAATTGAGGCCTTATTAGAGGCGCGTGCGCGCGGTGTGTTGTTCGATGTTGGTCACGGCCTGGGCGCATTCGTGTGGCGCGTCGCCGAACCGGCCTGTCAGAAATTCGGCTTCTGGCCAGATACGATCAGCACCGATATTCATCAATTCAATTTGAAGGCACCGGTGGTCGACTTGCCGACGACGATGAGCAAGTTCTTGTATCTGGGGATGCCGCTGGAACAGATCATTCGCGCATCGACATTTCTTCCAGCATCCGCAATGGGGAAACAGGATCGCCTGGGAAGCTTGCAAGCAGGGAAGCAAGCTGACATTGTGCTCTTGAAGCGACAACGCGGTGAATTTCCCTTGACAGATTCGGAATCACAAACGCGGATCGCGTCGGAACGATTGATCGCGGTGTCGGTTTGTAAACGCGGCAAATGGACGGCCTGTCAACCTGGAGCGAAGTATCCTGCATATGAGTGA